The Microbulbifer hydrolyticus genome has a segment encoding these proteins:
- a CDS encoding glycosyl hydrolase family 18 protein, with protein MKITTYLRLTAATLLGLLAGQAYAYDCGGLQVYVDGSTYSTGDTVQNNSVAYNCKVGGWCTVGGPYAPGEGWAWTEAWSDLGACDGSSSSSSSSSSSSSSSSSSSSSSGGSSSGSTSCNNLPVWDATTVYVGGNAVQHSSVKYTAKWWTQGDNPSQGGEYGVWRNDGSCSGSSSSSSSSSSSGGSSGGSSSSSSSSGASSSGGSRLGGYFVQWGVYQRNYHVKNIVTSGSAEKLTHIYYAFGNVQNGQCTIGDSYADYDRFYSAAESVDGQADTWDTGALRGSFNQLRKLKQMYPHIKVLWSFGGWTWSGGFGQAAQNPQAFADSCYNLLHDPRWDGVFDGIDLDWEYPNACGLSCDTSGYSSLTNVMEAMRARFGNELVTAAITADGTAGGKIDAADYAGASQYVDFYNVMTYDFFGAFDADGPTAPHSALYDYPGIPNAGFYSDRAIQALKNKGVPASKLNLGIGFYGRGWTGVSQSAPGGSATGAAAGSYEPGIEDYKVLKNTCPATGLVAGTAYAFCGNNWWSYDTPSTISGKMQYIADQDLGGSFFWELSGDTGNGELIEAMHSNQ; from the coding sequence ATGAAAATAACGACGTATTTACGGCTGACGGCGGCGACGCTGCTCGGCTTATTGGCCGGGCAGGCGTACGCCTACGACTGCGGGGGCCTTCAAGTTTATGTGGATGGCAGCACCTACAGCACGGGCGACACGGTGCAGAACAATTCGGTGGCCTACAACTGCAAGGTTGGCGGATGGTGCACGGTTGGTGGCCCCTACGCGCCCGGTGAAGGCTGGGCCTGGACCGAGGCCTGGTCCGATCTGGGTGCCTGTGACGGCAGCTCCTCTTCCAGTTCGTCATCCTCTTCATCCAGCAGTTCCTCTTCATCCAGTAGCTCCTCTTCCGGCGGAAGCTCCAGCGGTTCAACCAGCTGCAACAACTTGCCGGTATGGGATGCGACGACAGTTTATGTTGGCGGCAATGCCGTACAGCACTCAAGTGTGAAATACACCGCCAAGTGGTGGACCCAGGGCGACAACCCGAGCCAGGGCGGTGAATACGGCGTGTGGCGCAACGACGGTTCCTGTTCCGGTAGTTCCTCAAGTTCCAGCTCTTCCAGCTCCTCTGGTGGCTCCTCCGGCGGTTCCTCTTCCAGCAGCTCGTCAAGTGGCGCCTCTTCCAGTGGCGGAAGCCGACTGGGCGGTTACTTCGTGCAGTGGGGCGTGTACCAGCGCAATTACCATGTGAAAAATATCGTCACCAGCGGATCCGCCGAGAAACTGACTCACATTTACTACGCCTTCGGCAACGTGCAGAACGGCCAGTGCACCATCGGCGACTCCTATGCGGATTACGACCGGTTCTACAGCGCTGCAGAGAGCGTGGATGGCCAGGCGGATACCTGGGATACCGGTGCGCTGCGCGGCAGCTTCAACCAGTTGCGCAAGTTGAAGCAGATGTACCCACACATCAAAGTGCTGTGGTCCTTTGGCGGCTGGACCTGGTCCGGCGGCTTCGGTCAGGCAGCTCAGAACCCTCAGGCGTTTGCCGATTCCTGCTACAACCTGCTGCACGACCCGCGCTGGGATGGGGTGTTTGACGGCATCGACCTCGACTGGGAATATCCGAATGCCTGCGGCCTCAGCTGCGACACCAGCGGATACTCTTCACTGACCAATGTCATGGAAGCCATGCGCGCGCGTTTCGGCAATGAACTGGTCACCGCGGCGATTACTGCCGATGGCACCGCCGGTGGCAAGATCGATGCGGCAGATTATGCCGGTGCTTCCCAGTACGTCGATTTCTACAATGTCATGACCTATGACTTCTTCGGCGCATTCGACGCGGACGGCCCCACTGCCCCGCACTCGGCCCTGTATGACTACCCGGGAATTCCGAATGCCGGCTTCTATTCAGACCGCGCCATCCAGGCACTGAAGAACAAGGGCGTGCCCGCAAGCAAGCTCAACCTGGGTATCGGCTTCTACGGTCGCGGCTGGACCGGCGTCAGCCAGTCTGCCCCGGGCGGCTCCGCCACCGGCGCTGCAGCCGGTTCCTATGAGCCTGGAATCGAAGACTACAAGGTATTGAAGAATACCTGCCCGGCAACCGGCCTGGTGGCGGGTACTGCCTATGCGTTCTGCGGCAACAACTGGTGGAGCTATGACACTCCGTCCACCATCTCCGGCAAGATGCAGTACATTGCCGATCAGGATCTCGGGGGATCTTTCTTCTGGGAACTGAGCGGTGACACCGGCAATGGCGAACTGATTGAGGCCATGCACAGTAATCAATAA
- the xrtE gene encoding exosortase E/protease, VPEID-CTERM system: MLKHFRAIFPLGVAFLLVLQLLYISQRFDAYTLVMEGATDGWRVLFGYLGKAAKIAVLYVALLCLLLKRELRSVLHSVRLEADIRRVGVYLLPQLLSYWVLLQSSLLIFEFAGEAGQLGILPYLFWFGALITSLVCWLLMIAPIRFWLRTTVRYRKPIVVAALVTAAIWLFTVMAGSLWGPLSTLTFVFSSNLLAQLNPQLVVVEPSQKVLGMGDFLVSVAPACSGYEGVGLISAFLALYLYLNRKEFRFPRAFVLFPLGVVVIWLLNVVRIAVLVALGYYWSADVAIGGFHSQAGWILFILTSFGLLWFASHWRFVMRADTGTVPQARKAAEPLERTNGARATAALMPLIVLLAADLLTSAFSSEFIWLYPVRVIAVLVTLAWFWPVLRLIPYRPSFQALGAGVGAAVIWVVLLFNTGVEADQAFSQMLRGTPELWSGLWLALRFLGAAITVPIAEELAFRGYLLCKLSRSPNYTHGALPWSVTGVLVSSLAFGALHGAWVAGTIAGLIYAYVRLRSRHVGDAITAHATTNLLVFIFAAYTGQWSMI; the protein is encoded by the coding sequence TTGCTTAAGCATTTCAGGGCGATCTTTCCGCTGGGCGTTGCGTTTCTACTGGTACTACAGCTGCTTTATATCAGTCAGCGTTTCGATGCCTATACCCTGGTAATGGAGGGCGCCACCGATGGGTGGCGAGTACTTTTTGGGTACCTCGGGAAGGCGGCGAAAATCGCCGTTTTGTATGTGGCGCTATTGTGTCTCCTGCTTAAGCGAGAACTGCGCTCGGTGTTACACAGTGTAAGGCTTGAAGCGGATATCAGGCGTGTTGGCGTCTACTTGCTGCCACAGCTGTTAAGTTATTGGGTTCTCCTGCAGAGTTCACTCCTGATTTTTGAGTTCGCTGGTGAGGCTGGCCAACTCGGCATACTTCCATACTTGTTCTGGTTTGGTGCGCTGATTACAAGTTTGGTGTGCTGGCTACTGATGATTGCACCTATACGATTCTGGTTGCGGACAACAGTACGTTATCGGAAGCCTATTGTTGTTGCTGCCCTGGTCACGGCAGCGATTTGGCTTTTCACTGTAATGGCGGGCAGTCTTTGGGGGCCACTCAGCACTTTAACGTTTGTTTTCTCTTCCAATCTACTGGCGCAGCTTAATCCCCAGCTGGTGGTGGTCGAGCCGAGTCAGAAAGTACTCGGCATGGGTGACTTTCTTGTCAGTGTGGCGCCGGCATGCTCCGGTTATGAAGGTGTCGGATTAATTTCTGCTTTTCTGGCCTTGTATCTGTATCTCAACCGCAAAGAATTTCGCTTCCCTCGAGCCTTTGTCCTGTTTCCTCTGGGTGTAGTGGTTATCTGGCTGCTCAATGTGGTGCGTATCGCAGTCTTGGTCGCGCTGGGTTATTACTGGTCGGCGGACGTCGCTATAGGAGGTTTTCATTCTCAGGCTGGATGGATTTTATTTATCCTTACCTCGTTTGGCCTCCTTTGGTTTGCAAGCCACTGGCGCTTTGTAATGCGGGCTGACACAGGAACAGTGCCGCAGGCGCGCAAAGCCGCAGAGCCTCTTGAGCGTACCAATGGCGCGCGGGCCACCGCCGCGCTTATGCCCTTGATCGTGTTACTGGCTGCAGATTTGCTGACGTCGGCGTTTTCGTCCGAATTTATTTGGTTATATCCGGTGCGTGTTATTGCCGTACTGGTTACGCTAGCCTGGTTTTGGCCTGTCTTGCGCCTGATACCATATCGTCCTAGCTTTCAAGCACTTGGCGCTGGAGTAGGGGCGGCCGTGATTTGGGTTGTGTTGCTTTTCAACACTGGGGTGGAAGCCGATCAGGCATTTTCGCAAATGCTGCGGGGCACGCCTGAACTTTGGTCGGGCTTATGGCTGGCGTTGAGGTTTTTGGGGGCGGCAATTACGGTCCCAATCGCAGAAGAGTTGGCATTTCGAGGCTATTTATTGTGTAAGCTCAGCCGCTCACCCAACTATACGCATGGCGCGCTTCCCTGGTCGGTTACTGGAGTATTGGTTTCATCTTTGGCCTTTGGCGCTCTGCACGGTGCCTGGGTGGCGGGCACCATTGCAGGGCTTATCTATGCCTATGTACGCCTGCGTTCACGGCACGTCGGAGATGCCATAACAGCACATGCCACTACCAATTTACTCGTATTTATATTCGCGGCGTACACCGGTCAGTGGAGTATGATCTAG
- a CDS encoding adenylate/guanylate cyclase domain-containing protein, with the protein MTLLLVLGMASLGLFISDNQNRLLRTQLHDFGNTMALQLAKLASEPILSENSLNLRMLTTNLGQDEKVLGAGIYAHDGRLLSATGIQPDLTAAAFESAETFAYPWFRQTTDGSPERLISFITPATYQGVRAGSVMVTLSASQMDQATVSARNAIVYATLAMTLLASLLAYWLSRRLSLPIHHLMEATRAIGRGDLAIRINQQRNDEIGYLFEGFNNMAAGLLKKSQVEQVFSRYVSKNVADRVLANLDEVRLVDRPIEATVLFADITGFTAMSEKLQPSQVSELLNEYFSHISHACSLYGGVVDKFIGDCAMLAFGVLEDDTDHAFNAVSCAVLIQQLAARLNEQRRADGRPEVHFRIGINCGAMLAGNLGSDERMEYTVVGDAVNLASRLCSEAQPDQIIVRQQLYTMLQPRIVAKAERTIPIRGKSAPVGIYSIQNIHQKGQQVLESNLQKLLDAQPSQKSRRAVDHA; encoded by the coding sequence ATGACGCTCCTTCTGGTACTGGGGATGGCGAGCCTCGGTCTGTTTATCAGCGATAACCAGAACCGTTTGCTGCGCACACAATTGCATGATTTCGGCAACACCATGGCATTACAGCTGGCGAAACTGGCCAGCGAACCCATTCTGTCAGAGAACAGCCTGAACCTGCGCATGCTGACCACCAACCTGGGGCAAGACGAAAAAGTCCTTGGCGCGGGCATCTACGCCCACGATGGCAGACTGCTGTCGGCAACGGGCATCCAGCCTGACCTGACTGCTGCCGCTTTTGAATCCGCGGAAACGTTTGCTTACCCGTGGTTTCGACAAACCACCGATGGATCTCCGGAACGCCTGATCAGCTTTATAACACCCGCCACCTACCAGGGTGTCCGCGCCGGTTCGGTGATGGTAACCCTGTCAGCATCACAGATGGACCAGGCCACGGTCAGTGCACGTAATGCCATTGTCTACGCCACGCTCGCCATGACCCTTCTCGCGTCCTTGCTCGCCTACTGGCTGAGCCGACGCCTGTCACTGCCGATCCATCATTTGATGGAAGCAACCCGGGCCATAGGTCGCGGCGATCTGGCAATCCGCATCAATCAGCAACGTAATGACGAGATCGGATATCTATTCGAAGGGTTCAACAACATGGCCGCCGGGCTATTAAAGAAGTCTCAGGTTGAGCAGGTCTTTTCCCGCTACGTGTCGAAAAATGTTGCCGACCGGGTACTCGCCAACCTGGACGAGGTCCGCCTGGTCGACCGACCGATCGAGGCAACAGTCCTGTTCGCGGATATCACCGGTTTTACCGCGATGTCAGAAAAGCTGCAGCCAAGTCAGGTTTCCGAACTGCTAAATGAATATTTCTCTCACATCTCGCATGCCTGCTCATTGTACGGTGGCGTCGTCGACAAATTTATCGGCGACTGTGCGATGCTGGCATTCGGCGTGCTGGAAGATGATACCGACCACGCGTTCAACGCGGTCAGCTGCGCAGTATTGATTCAACAGCTCGCGGCGCGGCTAAATGAACAGCGCCGGGCGGATGGCCGTCCCGAGGTGCATTTCCGCATCGGCATCAACTGCGGCGCAATGCTGGCTGGTAATCTAGGCTCCGACGAGCGGATGGAGTACACCGTGGTTGGCGATGCCGTCAACCTGGCATCCAGACTGTGCAGCGAGGCCCAGCCAGATCAAATCATTGTACGGCAGCAGCTGTATACCATGCTGCAGCCACGCATCGTCGCAAAGGCCGAGCGGACCATCCCGATTCGCGGAAAATCGGCGCCGGTCGGGATTTATTCAATCCAGAATATCCATCAAAAAGGCCAACAGGTTCTCGAGTCCAACCTGCAAAAATTACTGGATGCCCAACCCTCGCAAAAGAGCCGACGAGCGGTCGACCATGCATAA
- the guaA gene encoding glutamine-hydrolyzing GMP synthase, translated as MSQDIHSSRILILDFGSQYTQLIARRVRELGVFSEIRAFDMTDEEIREYNPRGIILAGGPESVPEAGSPRAPQAVFELGVPVLGICYGMQTMAHQLGGAVEGSNVREFGYAQVKVEGQSALLHEIKDHLDDSGSALLDVWMSHGDKVVKMPEGFELMASTPSCPIAGMYNAEKNFFGVQFHPEVTHTLQGTRIYEHFVIQLCGCEKLWTPENIIEDSIAKVRAQVGDSKVLLGLSGGVDSSVVAALLHKAIGDQLTCVFVDNGLLRKNEGDQVMKMFADNMGVKVIRADAEEQFLSRLAGVDEPEAKRKVIGNTFIEIFDEEAAKLKGVKFLAQGTIYPDVIESAAAKTGKAHVIKSHHNVGGLPEDMALELVEPLRELFKDEVRKIGLELGLPYDMVYRHPFPGPGLGVRILGEVKKEYADILREADAIFIEELHNADWYHKTSQAFVVFLPVKSVGVVGDGRRYEYVVALRAVETVDFMTARWAHLPYELIEKVSNRIINEIENISRVAYDVSSKPPATIEWE; from the coding sequence ATGAGCCAAGATATCCATTCCAGCCGAATCCTGATCCTCGACTTCGGTTCCCAGTACACCCAGCTGATCGCCCGCCGAGTGCGTGAACTGGGGGTGTTTTCCGAGATCCGCGCGTTCGATATGACCGACGAGGAGATCCGCGAGTACAACCCAAGGGGCATCATTCTCGCTGGTGGCCCGGAGTCTGTACCGGAGGCCGGTTCTCCGCGCGCGCCGCAGGCGGTGTTCGAACTGGGTGTGCCGGTACTCGGCATCTGTTACGGCATGCAGACCATGGCACACCAGTTGGGCGGTGCGGTAGAAGGCAGTAATGTGCGCGAGTTTGGTTACGCGCAGGTGAAAGTAGAGGGGCAGTCCGCACTGCTGCACGAAATCAAGGACCATCTGGACGACTCAGGCAGTGCGCTGCTCGATGTATGGATGAGTCATGGCGACAAAGTGGTGAAGATGCCAGAGGGCTTCGAGCTGATGGCTTCTACCCCGTCTTGCCCGATCGCGGGTATGTACAATGCCGAGAAAAATTTCTTCGGCGTACAGTTCCACCCGGAAGTAACCCACACCCTCCAGGGCACCCGCATTTACGAACACTTTGTGATCCAGCTGTGTGGCTGTGAAAAACTGTGGACCCCGGAAAATATTATCGAGGACTCCATCGCCAAAGTGCGCGCACAGGTCGGGGATTCCAAGGTGCTGCTGGGATTGTCCGGCGGTGTTGACAGCTCCGTGGTGGCCGCATTGTTGCATAAGGCCATCGGCGATCAGCTCACCTGTGTGTTCGTAGACAACGGCCTGCTGCGCAAGAACGAAGGCGATCAGGTGATGAAGATGTTCGCCGACAACATGGGTGTCAAGGTTATTCGCGCTGATGCCGAAGAGCAGTTCCTCTCCCGTCTCGCCGGTGTCGACGAACCGGAAGCCAAGCGCAAGGTTATCGGCAACACCTTCATCGAAATTTTCGACGAGGAAGCAGCCAAGCTGAAAGGTGTGAAGTTCCTGGCCCAGGGCACCATCTATCCGGACGTGATCGAATCTGCCGCCGCCAAAACCGGTAAGGCGCATGTGATCAAGTCCCACCACAACGTGGGTGGCTTGCCGGAAGACATGGCGCTGGAACTGGTTGAGCCACTGCGCGAACTGTTCAAGGATGAGGTGCGTAAGATCGGCCTGGAGCTGGGCCTGCCCTACGACATGGTCTACCGCCATCCATTCCCGGGTCCGGGTCTGGGTGTGCGCATCCTCGGCGAAGTGAAAAAAGAGTATGCGGATATCCTGCGCGAAGCGGACGCGATCTTTATCGAAGAGCTGCACAACGCAGACTGGTACCACAAGACCAGCCAGGCGTTTGTGGTGTTCCTGCCGGTCAAGTCAGTGGGGGTAGTGGGTGATGGCCGCCGCTATGAATATGTGGTGGCGCTGCGCGCGGTAGAAACTGTGGACTTTATGACCGCGCGCTGGGCACATCTGCCCTACGAGCTGATCGAGAAGGTATCCAACCGCATCATCAACGAGATCGAGAATATCTCCCGTGTGGCCTACGACGTTTCCAGCAAGCCGCCGGCGACGATTGAGTGGGAGTGA
- the guaB gene encoding IMP dehydrogenase, whose protein sequence is MSESLRIAREALTFDDVLLVPGYSEVTAKDVSLKTKLSRNITLNIPLVSAAMDTVTESRLAIALAQEGGIGIIHKSMSIEEQALAVRAVKKFEAGVVKDPITIESDASVRELIALTSHHNISGVPVMEKGDLVGIVTSRDVRFQTNLDIPVAKIMTPKDRLVTCDEGASPELVRELLHKHRIEKVLVVNDKFELRGLITVKDYNKAEQYPNSCKDSDGRLRVGASVGTSPDTDDRVAALVEAGADVLVVDTAHGHSKNVIDRVRRIKEMHPQVDVIGGNIATGEAAIALMEAGADAVKVGIGPGSICTTRIVTGIGVPQITAIAEVAKALEGTGVPLIADGGIRFSGDISKAIAAGAYSVMMGSMLAGTEEAPGEVELYQGRTYKSYRGMGSLGAMSRTQGSSDRYFQDASKGAEKLVPEGIEGRVPYKGPISAIVHQMMGGLCSAMGYTGSVDMETMRTRPQFVRVTAAGMGESHVHDVQITKEAPNYPVGGR, encoded by the coding sequence ATGTCTGAATCTCTGCGTATCGCACGCGAAGCCCTCACTTTTGACGACGTCCTACTTGTGCCCGGTTATTCCGAGGTCACTGCCAAAGACGTTTCCCTGAAGACAAAACTGTCTCGTAATATCACCCTGAATATTCCGCTGGTGTCCGCTGCCATGGATACCGTGACCGAGTCGCGTCTGGCCATTGCCCTGGCGCAGGAAGGCGGTATCGGCATTATTCACAAAAGCATGAGCATCGAAGAGCAGGCGCTCGCGGTGCGTGCAGTGAAGAAGTTTGAAGCGGGTGTTGTAAAAGACCCGATCACCATCGAATCTGATGCCAGCGTGCGCGAACTGATCGCGCTGACCAGCCACCACAACATCTCCGGCGTGCCGGTGATGGAAAAGGGCGACCTGGTCGGTATCGTCACCAGTCGCGACGTGCGTTTCCAGACCAATCTGGACATCCCCGTCGCCAAAATCATGACGCCGAAAGATCGTCTGGTAACCTGCGACGAGGGTGCCTCCCCTGAACTGGTACGCGAGCTGCTGCATAAACACCGCATCGAAAAGGTGCTGGTGGTCAATGACAAGTTTGAATTGCGCGGCCTGATCACCGTCAAGGATTACAACAAGGCGGAGCAGTACCCCAACTCCTGCAAAGACAGCGATGGACGCTTGCGCGTTGGCGCTTCTGTGGGCACCAGCCCGGACACCGACGACCGCGTTGCGGCTCTGGTCGAGGCGGGCGCGGACGTGCTGGTGGTGGATACCGCCCACGGCCACAGCAAGAACGTGATTGACCGCGTGCGCCGGATCAAGGAAATGCACCCGCAGGTAGACGTCATCGGGGGCAATATTGCGACCGGCGAAGCGGCAATCGCATTGATGGAAGCGGGTGCTGACGCGGTAAAAGTGGGCATTGGCCCCGGCTCTATCTGTACTACCCGTATCGTGACCGGTATTGGAGTACCCCAGATTACCGCGATCGCGGAAGTGGCAAAGGCGCTCGAAGGTACCGGCGTCCCGCTGATTGCCGACGGTGGCATCCGTTTCTCCGGCGATATCTCCAAGGCGATAGCGGCCGGAGCCTACTCGGTCATGATGGGCTCCATGCTGGCAGGTACCGAAGAGGCGCCGGGCGAAGTGGAGCTGTATCAGGGGCGAACCTATAAATCCTACCGTGGTATGGGCTCACTTGGAGCCATGTCCCGCACCCAGGGTTCCTCCGATCGCTACTTCCAGGATGCCAGCAAGGGCGCCGAAAAACTGGTACCGGAGGGTATTGAAGGCCGCGTACCTTACAAGGGCCCGATTTCTGCGATCGTGCACCAGATGATGGGTGGTCTGTGCTCCGCCATGGGGTATACCGGCAGTGTGGATATGGAAACCATGCGCACCCGACCGCAATTTGTGCGGGTGACTGCGGCGGGCATGGGTGAATCCCATGTGCACGACGTGCAGATCACCAAGGAAGCACCGAACTATCCGGTGGGCGGCCGCTAA